The genomic window AAAACTTAATGAAAATGGTAAAAAAAAGAAGTTAAATAAAAGGGGCGAAATGGTAAAATCTGACAAGGCTGAGATATTTTAAGAAAGAACCGACCAcaagtttttataaaaaaaaagggagaagaagtcccatagaaataaattttgttaAGATGTGCCACGGAAGAAGAAACAGTAAACCCCCATGTGCTAAGAGGTACCTGTCAGAGCAGACTTCCATCCCGCCTGGCCAGAGACTATATGAACGTGGGGATACCCGCCATATGGACTGTTACTCATTGGGAGCACCTCATATTTTTGGGCCATACTTTATTAGTGTCGTGACTGTATTTCGGGCACTGGTGCACGACCGACCCAGTGGAGTAGCTATATCCGGACTTGGGTCGGATAACGTTGGGTTGCAGGTAGCCAactgacgcatgagctcatgacctgcgtaggaccagacatgcatcatacttggttgctacATTTCTTTGCTTGTGTTTGCTTACTTGTATATGTGACTGTTATACTGATTTATATACTTGTGATTGAATTTGTTTGTATGATTGATTACTGTTGTAACCTTATAAACGATTAGACTTAGGTTGCGGACCCCTTAGATTTTTTGTATAGTACCCTACTGGGAACCTCAGGTTCTCACTCCTTTTTTCCATGTCTGCAGATGGGGACCGGCGTGATCTTCTTTGAGTACTTGGCATACGACAACTACGTGGACCCCACGACAGGGAGCGCGGTGTTTTGGGGTTGTCCACGTACACGCACCTACTATCTTTCTGACTGTCCTTTCCTCACCCTCTGCTCAGCCAAGAGTTTGACCCTGACATTCCCTATGATACACTGCTATCCGAGCTTCACCCCGGTAGAGGCCAGTATCCTTTTCCGCCTTACCCTCTAAACATGGCAGAGCCAATACTGGAATCCCTGATCGTTGACATACCCAAGTATCTACCATGGTTCAATCCCGAAGAGGATCAAGTGGTTCCTGATATACCTATGCCCAAAAGCTCTGGTTCCACACCTTCAACAGAGTATAGCTCAGAGGCATGGATTGATCAGATAATAGCGGATCTGTACTCTAGTTCTTTTAGGACCGGGGAGGAGGACTCTACAGAGGATGCGAGCAGCAGCAACATCACGGGCACGTCAGAGTGATTCCCTCGCTTCAGCATATTGTGTCAGCAGTTTTCGGATATCCAGTAGTAATAGTAGTAGTAGTCTTACTAGTAGTGGTCATTGCCCTTGCTCTTGATAATCTTCTTAGAAAGCTAGCTCTTTTGTATTTCTTTAATAAGTAGATCGGTGGCTCTTGTGAGCCGGGACCTAGAATCATTAAAATGAAGTATGTAAACATTATAATAAGTAATTAAGTATGAACTTGGGTCTTGTAAGGAATAAAGCCTATGGGCGTTTTATGTATGATATGATTATGCTTTGCTATCCTTTTCCATTTCTTGTAGTAACTGCTTAACTTACAATTATTCCAATATGCGCGACTAGATACACGATTCTTGACTAGCGCTACAGGCTCATATATATACACTTAATATATGGTCTAGAGTCTCTAAAGTCAGCTAAATAGTAGCGCTTGACTGCTAGCCTTGGTCATAACAGGCTAGAATTAGGGTCGTTATATACCCAGCCTTGCTTGGACTGTAAGCATCATTTTTGAGATTCCGCTTTCTCTCGACAGACTTGAAATGGGACATAAAGTTCGCCGCCATGTGCCAGACACAATAACCATGAAACGCTCTAGGAGGCTACCACCCACTATTGTCTGCTCTTAGTACAGCCTTGATCGTCTGGGATCTGTGAAAAATAATCAACAAACCTTCCTGTGGGGTCACGTGTTACCTCAGATTGTTAAGAAAGAAAGACTAGGACTCCGTGGTCTCAGACTCAATAATTGCAAAGGCTACAGGAAGGATATTATGGTTACCGTATTGTGCCACTACAATAAATAAAACACCACCATATTTGCCATACAGATGCGTGCCATCGACGGAGACGAACGGCTTGCAATTCTTGAAAGCCTCCACACAGGTAAGGAAGGCCCAAAAGACCTCATCAAACACGCTGCAATCATGTACCATAAGGTGCCTATCATAGTACGGTATAGCCTTGATCTCACATATCGTTTGGGGGCAACAACTCTGCAGTGCTTGCAGCAACCTCGGCACCTTATTGTATGACTCCTACCAACCACTGTATATCTGGGCAATTGCCTTTTGCTTCGTCATCTAGACCTTTTCTGTATGAGGATTTGAAGTGATATCTTTACCTAACTACACCTTATAGGACAGAGATGCTAACGGATGGCGAGGATTGTATCAATGGGAGGATGACACGGCAGATGAGACTGTTATCCAACTATCGATAGTCTTGAGACATGGTGGGTGCTAAACATGTGTGCACTCCTCCAACCCTACTTTACCTCCCTAAAGAAATAGAACAACTAGCACAATAATGATAAATGAGGATATAAAACACAGTTAAACTTGAACTTACTGATATCCGAGATTCTGTCAGAGAGCAACACGGAGACGCCAAGGACAACCTGCTTTAAAGTGCCAGcaatgcacatggtactttaatgGATCTGACTCCATGACTCAGTACTCAGCACTTCTGCGAATGATGTAATTCTTTACACCCAGTATTACTGCATCTCTGCTTTTAAATCTATGCCCAACCCAAAACTCCAAACCACCGTCGAAGTTGTAAACATCTTCACCCGTGTTGGAAAATGGATTTTTCTCTTGTATCGCGTCCAGATCCAATGTATGATAGTGACTGGGTACAGATGATAAGGCCAAAATTGGGTGCGAGGTAGGCAGAAGATACCGACGTAATGCCTCGACTAGGGTCTCTGGTAcaaactcctcatcatcatcatctttagaAGAATCGCTCTCGTTGCCATCCGCAACATACTCCTCGTCGGAGTCCCCACCGTCAACGTCCATGTCTTCTACTGGACTAGCAACGTGTAGCGGTTTCGGTGCGAGAGGTGGGTCATCCTGCACAAAGTTTGACTGGCCAGATCCATCGCCACCGACATCACTAACCTTCGCAGAAATCTCTATCACTTGTTTCGCTATGATTCTCCTATGGATGTCAAACATCAGACACACATGCTCATCGCCATGGAGGCAAAACAGACGAAAaaaaactccatttttcatcGGTGTTAGCAACCTATACCCCACCCTTCCGATCTCTTTTCTACCGCTACCACGGACGCtactcaatatcaaactctttagCTCTGACAAAGAACTTACTCGCCGGATATGCAATAGAATGAGATTCTAACACTCAAATATCACtctagtattactatttctcatATGGCAATTGGAATACATACTTACAATAAGATAACCACTACTACTAgacattttggcttatttttcagAAGAAAAAAGGTAGAGAAGAAGAAGTGAAATATTTGTGGAGAATACAAAGGGTTGCACATTCTTTTATAGCTGCTAAAAATTTGTCGTAACGTATCTCGTTTATACTATAAACGTCATAAATATTCATGTATCttgtttatagtgtaaacaaAATATACATGTATCCCATTCCGtaccttatctcgtttatagtgtaaacgagatacgtgtactcttatttcatttacactgtaaacgaaataagagatAAGGTGTATTTTCATAAAAATGTTAGAAATTAcatattttgataaataaaaaaattattttaattataaaNNNNNNNNNNNNNNNNNNNNNNNNNNNNNNNNNNNNNNNNNNNNNNNNNNNNNNNNNNNNNNNNNNNNNNNNNNNNNNNNNNNNNNNNNNNNNNNNNNNNNNNNNNNNNNNNNNCTAAATAAAGGACGTGGGGAATGAATGCTTGGCGACCAAGATAAAAGAAAAGACGTGGGATATCCAGTTTGGAGAACAAGATTCTTCATAGTCAAGGCAAGACCATGGATTGTGGGAAcctgaaaaaaaaaggaaagctaGATCATGGAAAGAGAGAAATATTCTGCAATCCTTCATTGTTGTCTATAAATAGGAGAAGTTTAGAAGAATGGGGAGAATTCAATCTGAATacaaaaactacactaaaactcTATAATTTCCAACTCATACTAACGTCAAGGAGAACTCATGTGAGTGTCTggagtcaaattttcaatttattttattgttttcttttttttaagtattttattttctctcagtttcaattttactttcttatttatttaagatttcatttattttttgtatttccaTTTGTTATCATTATTTACATTCTTTGATATAATTTTCATCAAATATTCCATACATTTTATATACAAATAATTGTTTGACGAGTTGAATCCCATTTTGGCCCTTGAAATTTTCGAGGTGCCTCAATTTGGACCCCAAAATTTATAGTTACCCAATTAAAACCCTCAAATATTGAATCGTGCCCCACGTTTGCCCTTGTCGATAGTTCCGTTAACGGAACGCTGACGTGGCACGTTAAGTCGCCAGCGTGTGTATCCAAGTGTCATGTAGCTTGCCAGGGTGGATTCTTGATGAGTGAATGATGTGGCCAAATTTGAATCAACTCAATTTAACCCCTCCATAGATGATAAAACCCTAATTTGCAACCCTCCTTTTCGAATACGGTGAAGACTGTGCTAGAGAAATGATGAGTTCAGAAAGCCAACCTGCAGTGAGTTCTGCACGATCACGTTCTCATGGGGCTTCCCTGAGGAACCTTAATGTTGGGAGGTTGGGGAAGATTCCTGACTGGTGTGGTTGTGGAATGCGTCCATTGCTTCGCTGGTCTGGAACAAATGCTAATCCTGATAGACCCTTTTATGGGTGTCCAAATTATAATGTAAGTTCTCAACGTCGtcttcttcttcctcaatgtGTTGCTACTGGTATTTGTGGTTGATGAGTAATCTTaagattttttctttttgctggttGTTGCAAAATTGCCAGAGTTCTGGGAGAATGTGGTGTGGTTTCTTTATGTGGGCAGACGGTGAAGAAGAACAGAGTTTAGTGGGCAAAACACAACCTACAAGCAGTGATGATAGTTGGAAGATGAATTTAGCATGGAGAATTACTTCAATGGAAGTTGAAATTAGGTGTTTGAAAATATGGATTAGTATTTTAAGTTTGGTTATTTGTTTAGTTGTGTTTCTGATTGTTATGTATGGTGTAAGTAtgattaaattttgattaaaagtgTGGACCTGAAGGTGTGTACTCTGAGGGTGAATGAAAGTATTGTATTCAGAATTTTATGAAAAAGAAGCATGGTTTTAGCTCCTCTGGTACATATGTCATATTGCAATAGTAAGAAAGGAAAACTAAATATTAAACATATTGGTACCATTTATAAACCTGAAATAAAGGTCTATATTTAGTGAATATCCAAAAGCATTGCTTGCCAACAACTGAACAAATATCCAGAAAGTCATTAACAAAATACATCCAGAAATTCTTTAACAAAATAGCCAAGTATTTGGACACACACACATAACCATGTTCCAGTGACACAAGATAAACATAATTAagaaaacaactaccccaactat from Arachis ipaensis cultivar K30076 chromosome B09, Araip1.1, whole genome shotgun sequence includes these protein-coding regions:
- the LOC110267293 gene encoding uncharacterized protein LOC110267293, whose protein sequence is MMSSESQPAVSSARSRSHGASLRNLNVGRLGKIPDWCGCGMRPLLRWSGTNANPDRPFYGCPNYNSSGRMWCGFFMWADGEEEQSLVGKTQPTSSDDSWKMNLAWRITSMEVEIRCLKIWISILSLVICLVVFLIVMYGVSMIKF